A region from the Nonlabens sp. YIK11 genome encodes:
- a CDS encoding vWA domain-containing protein has product MTRQERSGFKFEFYDPKELDPFDKLFDIFKELITHTSGDFDEAIDWLRELDKEYKLTTPEYTIDDFIEDLKERGYIREEFDPNANGDGEGDEEGSGPGKYSITAKTEQLLRKHALNQIFGNMRKGNTGNHKTNKLGSGDEHTGDFREYRFGDGLDRISMTESLRNAQINHGMDDFYLSESDLIVEDTQFKAQMSTVLMIDISHSMILYGEDRITPAKKVAMALAELITTRYPKDTLDIIVFGNDAWPIKIADLPYLKVGPYHTNTVAGLQLAMDILRRKRNTNKQIFMITDGKPSCLRLKDGRYYKNSNGLDEYIVEKCYTMAAQARRLHIPITTFMIANDPYLQRFIDEFTEANQGKAFFTGLQGLGEMIFHDYEANRRKRLK; this is encoded by the coding sequence ATGACGAGACAGGAACGCAGCGGCTTTAAGTTTGAATTCTACGATCCCAAAGAGTTGGATCCATTTGATAAGTTGTTTGATATTTTCAAAGAGCTTATCACGCATACTTCAGGAGATTTTGACGAGGCCATTGACTGGTTGCGCGAGCTGGATAAGGAATACAAGCTTACTACACCAGAATATACCATCGACGATTTTATAGAAGATCTTAAAGAACGTGGCTATATAAGAGAAGAATTTGATCCCAATGCCAATGGCGATGGAGAAGGAGACGAGGAAGGCAGTGGACCTGGAAAATACTCGATCACGGCCAAAACGGAGCAACTGCTGCGCAAACATGCCTTGAATCAGATTTTTGGGAACATGCGCAAGGGAAATACCGGTAACCACAAGACCAACAAATTAGGGTCTGGTGATGAACATACCGGTGATTTTAGAGAATATCGATTTGGCGATGGTCTGGATCGCATTTCCATGACCGAGAGTTTGCGCAACGCGCAGATCAATCATGGGATGGACGATTTCTATCTTTCAGAAAGTGATTTGATCGTTGAGGACACGCAATTCAAAGCACAAATGAGTACCGTGTTGATGATTGATATCTCACACTCCATGATTCTTTATGGGGAAGATCGCATCACACCTGCAAAAAAAGTTGCCATGGCGCTGGCGGAATTGATCACCACACGTTATCCCAAGGACACGCTGGATATCATCGTATTTGGTAATGATGCCTGGCCCATCAAAATAGCCGATTTACCTTATTTAAAAGTTGGACCTTATCACACAAATACAGTAGCTGGTTTACAACTGGCCATGGACATTTTGCGCCGCAAGAGAAATACCAATAAGCAGATCTTTATGATCACTGATGGTAAACCCAGTTGCCTGCGATTGAAAGATGGTCGGTATTATAAAAACTCCAATGGGTTGGATGAATATATTGTGGAAAAATGCTACACGATGGCCGCACAGGCAAGACGTTTGCATATTCCCATTACCACTTTTATGATTGCTAATGATCCTTATTTGCAACGTTTCATTGATGAATTCACTGAGGCTAATCAAGGAAAGGCATTTTTCACTGGGCTTCAAGGGCTAGGTGAGATGATCTTTCATGATTATGAAGCAAATAGGAGAAAGAGATTGAAATAG
- a CDS encoding thioredoxin family protein, whose product MKYFLITFCSLFMLNAATAQDFIADADMSTTVMKADNEMKVLYFTASWCGPCRMMKPGIEKMASDPKAVATIYKMDIDQNITDDILNIAGVPTFVFLKNGTVLGQHTGAMADADLKTLFSKHAIMKPTKELLAYQPVPSDLKVIAGAHPKLTKTNLQTLWHSDANLNRMAWSIYNNLTDVKDLQAGLVLVNRSFEIKPSSGTLFLKTSYLKKLGAKKEALATAQKARKMMVANGEYTGTLDNLVKENKG is encoded by the coding sequence ATGAAATACTTTCTTATCACTTTTTGTTCACTTTTTATGCTGAATGCGGCTACAGCGCAAGATTTTATTGCAGATGCTGACATGTCAACCACCGTAATGAAAGCTGACAATGAGATGAAAGTACTTTATTTTACGGCAAGCTGGTGCGGTCCTTGCCGCATGATGAAACCTGGCATTGAAAAAATGGCCAGCGATCCCAAAGCTGTGGCCACCATTTATAAAATGGACATTGACCAGAATATTACCGATGATATTCTCAATATCGCTGGCGTACCTACTTTCGTATTTTTAAAGAACGGTACAGTGCTGGGACAGCACACTGGCGCGATGGCAGATGCAGACTTGAAAACGCTTTTTTCAAAGCATGCCATCATGAAACCTACCAAGGAGCTCCTAGCCTATCAACCGGTACCTAGCGACTTAAAGGTGATCGCTGGTGCTCATCCTAAATTGACCAAGACCAATCTACAAACCCTATGGCACAGCGATGCCAACTTGAATAGAATGGCGTGGTCCATCTATAACAATCTGACAGATGTTAAGGATCTTCAAGCAGGATTGGTACTTGTAAACAGGTCCTTTGAAATCAAACCATCTAGTGGTACCTTGTTTTTAAAAACAAGCTATCTAAAGAAATTGGGAGCCAAAAAAGAGGCACTCGCCACCGCACAGAAAGCTAGAAAAATGATGGTTGCCAACGGTGAATACACAGGTACTCTCGATAACCTAGTAAAGGAAAATAAAGGCTAG
- the mazG gene encoding nucleoside triphosphate pyrophosphohydrolase, with the protein MNNRKEQLEALDRLLTIMDELREGCPWDRKQTLQSLRHLTIEETYELGDAILDNDMEEIPKELGDLLLHIVFYSKIGSETNDFDIATVAHGICDKLVSRHPHIYGDVEVADEEEVKQNWEALKLKEGKKSVLEGVPKSLPALVKSSRIQDKVAGVGFDWERPEQVKEKLEEELQELQEEVDNGNKDAIEAEFGDVLFSLVNYGKHLGVNPEDALERTNKKFIKRFQYLESKAGELGKNLSDMTLAEMDVFWDEAKKLG; encoded by the coding sequence ATGAATAACCGAAAAGAACAACTTGAAGCGCTGGACCGATTGCTTACCATTATGGATGAGTTGCGGGAAGGATGTCCATGGGACCGTAAGCAGACCTTGCAATCCCTGCGACATCTTACCATTGAGGAAACCTATGAGCTGGGCGATGCGATACTGGATAATGATATGGAAGAGATCCCTAAAGAGTTGGGAGATTTGTTGCTACACATTGTTTTTTATTCCAAAATAGGCTCTGAAACCAACGATTTTGACATTGCCACCGTGGCTCATGGGATATGCGACAAGCTGGTATCCAGGCATCCACATATCTATGGCGATGTTGAGGTGGCCGATGAAGAAGAGGTCAAGCAAAACTGGGAAGCGCTCAAGCTTAAAGAAGGTAAAAAAAGCGTGCTGGAAGGTGTGCCTAAAAGTTTACCGGCATTAGTAAAAAGTTCTCGAATTCAAGACAAGGTCGCTGGTGTAGGCTTTGACTGGGAACGACCAGAGCAGGTCAAGGAAAAACTGGAAGAGGAACTGCAAGAACTTCAAGAAGAGGTAGACAACGGCAACAAGGATGCTATTGAAGCAGAATTTGGCGATGTGCTGTTCTCTTTAGTCAATTATGGCAAGCATCTAGGAGTCAATCCAGAGGACGCGCTGGAGCGCACCAATAAAAAATTTATCAAGCGCTTTCAATATCTGGAATCTAAAGCAGGTGAACTGGGAAAGAACTTGAGCGACATGACTCTTGCCGAAATGGATGTTTTCTGGGATGAGGCTAAAAAGCTAGGATAA
- a CDS encoding YqaE/Pmp3 family membrane protein, producing the protein MSLLTIILNIFIPPLGVGLAKGFGKDFIINLILTLIFFIPGVIHAFIVTSR; encoded by the coding sequence ATGAGTTTACTAACCATCATTTTGAACATTTTTATTCCGCCACTAGGTGTAGGCCTGGCAAAAGGATTCGGTAAAGATTTTATTATCAATTTAATCTTGACGTTGATATTCTTTATACCTGGAGTGATACACGCATTTATCGTGACCTCGAGGTAA
- the purB gene encoding adenylosuccinate lyase, whose product MSLQAISPIDGRYHTKVAALSDYFSEAALIKYRVLIEVEYFIALSESGIAQLQPFKEETKSLLCDLYRNFTEEDAQEIKFIEKTTNHDVKAVEYFLKKKFDLMDLVAHKEFIHFGLTSQDINNTAIPLSIKEAVQEVYIPELEALISQLEVLVNEWKDIPLLARTHGQPASPTRLGKEFDVFVVRLKEQLSTLKNIPNAAKFGGATGNYNAHHVAFPQVDWKAFGSDFVENRLGLKHSFPTTQIEHYDFMASLFDAMKRINTILIDLDRDIWTYISMDYFKQKIKAGEIGSSAMPHKVNPIDFENSEGNLGIANAIFEHLSAKLPVSRLQRDLTDSTVLRNVGVPIAHTIIAFKATAKGLDKLLLNSDKIAQDLDNNWAVVAEAVQTILRREAYPNPYEALKQLTRTNEKITATSMAQFIEDLDVNESIKEELRVITPSSFTGI is encoded by the coding sequence ATGTCCTTACAAGCTATTTCACCTATTGATGGTCGTTATCATACTAAAGTCGCAGCGCTGTCAGACTACTTTTCAGAAGCGGCACTTATCAAGTATAGAGTGCTTATTGAGGTTGAATATTTTATCGCTTTAAGCGAAAGCGGAATCGCCCAACTGCAACCGTTCAAGGAAGAAACTAAATCACTCTTATGCGATCTTTATCGCAACTTCACGGAAGAGGACGCGCAGGAAATCAAGTTTATAGAAAAGACGACCAACCATGATGTCAAGGCAGTCGAATATTTCTTAAAGAAAAAATTTGATCTCATGGATCTGGTGGCTCACAAAGAATTTATCCACTTTGGACTTACCTCTCAGGACATCAACAATACCGCTATACCTCTATCTATTAAAGAAGCAGTTCAAGAGGTTTACATTCCAGAATTGGAAGCTCTTATTTCTCAACTGGAAGTCCTTGTAAATGAATGGAAGGACATACCATTGCTGGCGCGTACTCATGGACAACCTGCATCACCTACACGATTAGGAAAAGAGTTTGACGTATTTGTCGTCAGGTTAAAAGAGCAATTATCCACGCTTAAGAATATACCCAATGCAGCAAAATTTGGTGGCGCTACAGGAAATTACAATGCGCATCATGTAGCGTTTCCCCAAGTGGACTGGAAAGCCTTTGGATCTGATTTTGTGGAAAACAGATTAGGACTAAAACATAGTTTTCCCACCACGCAGATTGAGCACTACGACTTTATGGCTTCGCTTTTTGACGCCATGAAACGTATTAACACCATATTGATAGATTTAGATAGGGACATCTGGACCTATATATCCATGGACTATTTCAAGCAAAAAATTAAAGCTGGTGAAATAGGATCCAGTGCTATGCCACATAAGGTCAACCCTATCGATTTTGAAAATAGTGAAGGTAATTTAGGTATTGCAAATGCCATATTTGAACACTTATCGGCAAAGCTTCCTGTATCTAGGTTACAACGTGATCTGACAGATTCTACGGTATTACGTAATGTTGGTGTGCCCATTGCCCATACGATTATCGCTTTTAAGGCGACCGCTAAAGGATTGGATAAATTGCTTTTGAATTCTGATAAAATTGCCCAAGATCTTGATAACAACTGGGCCGTAGTTGCAGAGGCGGTTCAGACAATTTTGAGACGCGAGGCCTATCCTAATCCTTATGAAGCATTAAAGCAATTGACAAGGACTAATGAAAAGATTACCGCCACCAGTATGGCTCAATTTATAGAGGATCTGGATGTAAACGAATCCATTAAGGAAGAATTAAGAGTCATCACACCTTCTTCATTTACAGGTATTTAA
- a CDS encoding SIR2 family NAD-dependent protein deacylase has protein sequence MKKIIILSGAGVSAESGIATFRDADGLWEGHDVMEVASPQGFENNPSLVLDFYNQRRAQLHTVEPNEAHYCIAALERNYEVHVITQNVDDLHERAGSTNVLHLHGELLKARSTSNPSYIVDWTDDITVADSCPEGSQMRPHIVWFGEEVPAMETAIELTAQADAVIIVGTSLQVYPAAGLMHYAPQETPIYLIDPRPNLKSNGNLTVIEENASTGVRKACDMIHLSLTNT, from the coding sequence ATGAAAAAAATCATCATCTTATCTGGCGCAGGTGTCAGTGCAGAAAGTGGTATCGCCACCTTTAGGGATGCTGATGGACTATGGGAAGGACACGACGTGATGGAAGTTGCATCGCCACAAGGTTTTGAGAACAATCCTTCTTTAGTTTTGGATTTCTACAACCAGCGTAGAGCGCAACTTCATACGGTCGAGCCCAATGAGGCTCATTATTGTATTGCGGCACTCGAGCGCAATTATGAAGTACACGTGATCACGCAAAATGTGGATGACCTTCATGAACGTGCTGGATCCACCAATGTACTGCATTTGCATGGCGAGCTGCTCAAGGCGCGCAGCACCTCAAATCCCAGCTACATTGTGGACTGGACGGACGACATCACTGTAGCAGATTCTTGTCCAGAGGGTTCCCAAATGAGGCCACATATCGTGTGGTTTGGCGAGGAAGTTCCCGCCATGGAAACCGCGATCGAACTCACGGCTCAAGCCGATGCGGTAATCATTGTAGGCACGTCCCTACAGGTATATCCTGCGGCAGGTTTGATGCACTATGCTCCACAAGAAACACCTATCTATTTGATAGATCCACGACCTAATCTTAAAAGTAATGGTAACTTAACCGTGATAGAAGAAAATGCAAGCACTGGTGTACGCAAGGCTTGTGACATGATTCACCTATCTCTAACTAACACATGA
- a CDS encoding THUMP-like domain-containing protein, protein MNHQLLQPQVRAYLLQHLHENAAVFLLRSHPFEIDNKELAEQLIGLQKAHSKFPILFENDQVIYPPKVNLEQTSSWETAVYKASIIKGNSMIDLTGGMGIDDIAFAKAYSKTIHIELDPTLQEIASHNFKALNSGIESHQGDGISFLTSTDQTFDLIYLDPSRKTAATNKAILLADYEPDVTKHQNLLFERGATIMIKTSPMLDITAGMRQLAHVSQIHIVAVKNEVKELLWILNRNSTKTQVTAVNLATDQPNFKYMLDQDTPIELGALQKYLYEPNAAIMKSQAFAELSAQFQVSKIDQDAHLFTHDEIIKFPGRSFEVLSVQDYKPKVIKRQFGKGAHAVVTRNFRESVKKIRTIFNFTEHETNYLFFTSIAGRGPVVIEAIKIQS, encoded by the coding sequence ATGAATCATCAATTGTTGCAACCGCAGGTGAGAGCCTATCTGCTGCAGCATTTGCATGAGAATGCAGCGGTGTTTTTGCTGCGCTCACATCCTTTTGAGATCGATAATAAAGAGTTGGCAGAACAGCTCATCGGCCTTCAAAAAGCCCATTCTAAATTCCCAATACTTTTTGAAAATGACCAGGTGATCTATCCGCCTAAGGTCAATCTTGAGCAAACCAGTAGTTGGGAAACGGCGGTCTATAAAGCCAGCATCATCAAGGGCAACAGCATGATTGATCTCACTGGCGGCATGGGAATAGATGATATCGCTTTCGCGAAAGCGTACTCCAAAACCATCCATATAGAACTCGACCCAACGCTTCAAGAAATAGCCAGCCATAATTTTAAAGCTCTAAATTCAGGAATTGAAAGCCACCAAGGCGATGGGATTTCTTTCCTCACATCTACAGATCAAACATTTGACCTCATCTATCTGGATCCCAGCAGAAAAACGGCGGCCACGAACAAGGCGATTTTATTGGCAGACTATGAACCAGATGTTACTAAGCATCAAAATTTGCTGTTTGAAAGAGGTGCAACTATCATGATTAAAACCTCGCCTATGCTGGATATCACTGCTGGGATGAGACAACTTGCACATGTATCTCAAATCCATATTGTAGCTGTAAAAAATGAGGTGAAGGAACTGCTCTGGATCTTGAATAGAAACAGCACGAAGACTCAAGTGACGGCAGTCAACCTAGCGACTGACCAACCCAATTTTAAGTACATGCTAGATCAAGATACTCCTATTGAATTGGGAGCATTACAAAAGTATCTGTATGAACCCAACGCTGCGATTATGAAGTCGCAAGCTTTTGCCGAGTTGAGCGCTCAATTTCAGGTTTCAAAAATTGATCAGGATGCGCATTTGTTTACGCATGACGAAATAATAAAATTTCCAGGGCGATCTTTTGAAGTTTTGAGCGTGCAGGACTACAAGCCTAAGGTGATCAAACGTCAATTTGGGAAAGGTGCGCATGCTGTTGTGACGAGAAACTTTCGCGAAAGCGTAAAAAAAATACGCACTATATTTAATTTTACAGAACACGAGACCAACTACCTTTTTTTTACCAGTATCGCTGGTCGCGGTCCTGTGGTTATAGAAGCTATTAAGATCCAGTCATGA
- a CDS encoding AI-2E family transporter: MGTRATSRAIAFGLLRALLIIAGVFLLAWFLWEIQSVLFYIGFAAVLSLVGRPIVLFLRDRLNFPNTLAVIVTLIILFSVIVGAILMIIPVIAEQGENISKIDIEEVKDNLEVLNTQISDYFGISKVNVLERIQNLEFVRENLTMDLIPQFVNGLFGTLGSLLIGLFSILFISFFLLKDSRLLLEGVLVFSKKGNEGQFLRAFTKIKQLLSRYFIGLIFQILIIFVLYGILLLSLGTENALIIAFFCALLNLIPYLGPAIGYFLMSAFVISDNLGANFTEIILPQLIVVSIGYGIIQMIDNFLNQPLIFGKSVKSHPLEIFIIILIAGLLFGIIGLVLAIPTYTAIKVISKEFLSEYKIVKKLTQNL; this comes from the coding sequence ATGGGTACAAGAGCTACCTCGCGAGCCATCGCTTTTGGATTACTAAGAGCACTACTTATTATTGCTGGTGTATTCCTGCTCGCTTGGTTTCTTTGGGAAATCCAGTCGGTTTTGTTCTACATAGGGTTTGCGGCGGTGCTATCTCTAGTCGGGCGACCTATTGTTTTGTTCTTAAGAGATAGACTTAATTTTCCCAATACTCTAGCCGTTATCGTCACTTTGATTATTCTATTTTCAGTCATCGTCGGCGCGATATTGATGATCATTCCTGTAATTGCAGAGCAAGGTGAGAATATTTCCAAAATTGATATCGAAGAAGTCAAAGACAATCTGGAAGTACTCAACACTCAGATTAGTGATTATTTTGGAATCAGTAAGGTGAATGTTCTGGAACGCATTCAAAACCTTGAATTTGTTAGGGAAAACCTGACCATGGACTTGATACCGCAGTTTGTCAATGGTTTGTTTGGTACTTTGGGAAGCTTGTTAATTGGATTATTCTCCATTCTATTTATTTCCTTTTTCCTCTTGAAAGACAGTCGATTACTTCTAGAAGGAGTTTTGGTATTCTCTAAAAAAGGTAATGAAGGCCAGTTTTTAAGAGCTTTTACTAAAATCAAGCAACTCCTTTCTAGATATTTCATAGGACTGATTTTCCAAATCCTGATCATTTTTGTTCTCTATGGGATTTTGCTCCTGTCATTAGGAACTGAAAATGCCTTGATCATCGCCTTTTTCTGTGCGCTGCTCAATTTGATTCCGTATTTAGGACCAGCTATAGGCTACTTTTTAATGAGTGCATTTGTCATAAGTGACAACCTTGGGGCCAACTTTACAGAAATCATTCTACCGCAACTTATTGTGGTGAGCATAGGTTACGGTATTATTCAGATGATCGATAATTTCTTAAACCAGCCTTTAATCTTTGGAAAGTCTGTGAAATCGCATCCATTGGAGATTTTTATCATTATTCTGATTGCTGGATTACTGTTTGGGATCATAGGACTGGTGCTTGCCATACCTACCTACACGGCGATCAAGGTCATTTCCAAAGAATTTTTGAGCGAGTACAAAATCGTTAAGAAGCTAACGCAAAATCTGTAA
- a CDS encoding DUF4159 domain-containing protein: protein MKTFCFTLIISFLGTSTFFAQEVAVLKYDGGGDWYSNPTALPNLVSFCNKNLGTTFSNDVKTVEAQSIDIFQYPFIHMTGHGNVVFSQEQIENLRNYLLSGGFLHIDDNYGMKPYLEKELVRLFPDKQLTELSANHPIFSSYKNFPQGLPKIHEHDGNRPQAMGIFHENRLVLLFTFESDLGDGWESPEVHNDLEEVRQKALDMGANIIKYVFTN, encoded by the coding sequence ATGAAAACGTTTTGCTTTACATTAATTATCTCATTTTTAGGGACTAGCACTTTTTTTGCCCAAGAAGTTGCGGTGCTTAAATATGATGGTGGTGGTGACTGGTATTCTAATCCTACTGCATTACCTAATCTGGTATCCTTTTGTAATAAAAACCTAGGAACTACTTTCTCTAATGACGTAAAAACAGTTGAAGCACAAAGCATTGATATTTTTCAATATCCTTTTATTCACATGACCGGGCATGGTAATGTTGTCTTCAGTCAAGAGCAGATTGAAAATTTGAGGAATTACCTTTTGAGCGGTGGATTTCTCCATATTGATGACAATTATGGGATGAAACCATACCTTGAAAAGGAGCTGGTCCGATTGTTTCCTGACAAGCAATTGACCGAGCTTTCTGCTAATCATCCAATTTTTAGTAGCTATAAGAATTTCCCACAGGGTTTGCCTAAGATTCATGAACACGATGGAAACCGCCCACAGGCGATGGGAATATTTCATGAAAATAGGTTAGTTCTTTTATTTACTTTTGAGAGCGATTTAGGTGACGGTTGGGAAAGTCCAGAAGTCCACAACGATCTAGAAGAAGTGAGACAAAAAGCGCTCGACATGGGTGCCAACATCATCAAGTACGTATTTACTAACTAA
- a CDS encoding DUF1223 domain-containing protein, with protein MKTLDMVFRPIIRITFPILSLFIAFSMLAFQHNNREEQSNEKQIQNGVNVVELFTSQGCSSCPPADALLSEVKDDENVIALSYHVDYWNYLGWKDPYSKKEYSAYQRDYATELNSGVYTPQMVVNGNKEFVGSREKTLKNSLINKSNVTALPAPIVTKKNTSVDFSYALNEVKDFDRAYALLLIDDETTAVAKGENARKQLRNTNVVIQRMAIDKNTPNGTQSFQIETNSKTDYKVAIIVQDKDLEILAAGISITG; from the coding sequence ATGAAAACTCTCGATATGGTATTTAGACCCATTATAAGAATCACTTTTCCAATCCTTAGTTTATTTATAGCCTTCTCTATGTTAGCATTTCAACATAACAACAGAGAAGAACAAAGTAATGAAAAACAAATCCAAAACGGCGTGAACGTCGTGGAATTGTTTACTTCTCAAGGTTGCAGTAGCTGTCCACCTGCAGATGCGTTATTATCTGAAGTTAAGGATGACGAGAACGTGATTGCTCTTTCTTATCATGTGGATTATTGGAACTATCTGGGATGGAAAGATCCGTATTCTAAAAAGGAGTATTCCGCATACCAGCGTGATTATGCCACAGAGCTTAATTCTGGAGTCTATACGCCACAAATGGTGGTTAATGGCAACAAAGAGTTTGTTGGCTCAAGAGAAAAAACATTAAAAAACTCACTCATCAATAAATCAAACGTAACTGCGCTACCAGCGCCCATTGTCACTAAAAAGAATACCTCGGTTGATTTTTCCTATGCATTGAATGAAGTCAAGGATTTTGATAGAGCTTATGCTTTATTGCTTATTGATGACGAGACTACCGCTGTCGCGAAAGGTGAAAATGCCAGAAAGCAATTGAGAAATACAAACGTGGTGATCCAGCGCATGGCTATTGATAAAAACACACCTAACGGAACACAATCATTCCAAATAGAAACCAATTCTAAAACAGATTACAAAGTCGCAATCATCGTGCAAGACAAAGATCTTGAAATTCTAGCAGCAGGAATTTCTATTACTGGATAA
- a CDS encoding 16S rRNA (uracil(1498)-N(3))-methyltransferase: protein MQLFYFSQPDATDEILSLEKEDTRHITKVLRKKIGDNIHVTNGKGDLFEATIVQLTSNKCQLQLNHLKFEATKKPQLHIAIAPTKMNDRMEWFLEKSTELGITTITPLLCSNSERRNIKEERFEKIIVSAMQQSLRLHKPKLNPLTPFHEFLETASENLKLIAHCEETNKRNITELLDENKDTLILIGPEGDFTPDEIENALEHQFSPVHLGHTRLRTETAGIHVASLFNALIQ from the coding sequence ATGCAGTTATTCTACTTTTCACAGCCTGATGCCACAGATGAGATTCTATCTCTTGAAAAAGAAGATACGCGACACATCACTAAAGTGTTGCGTAAAAAAATAGGAGACAACATTCATGTCACTAACGGTAAAGGTGATTTATTTGAAGCTACCATTGTTCAACTTACCAGTAATAAGTGTCAGCTCCAGTTAAATCATTTGAAGTTTGAAGCAACCAAAAAACCTCAACTTCATATCGCTATCGCTCCTACGAAGATGAATGACCGCATGGAGTGGTTCCTGGAAAAGTCAACCGAATTAGGCATCACGACCATCACACCACTATTGTGCAGCAATAGTGAGCGCAGAAACATCAAGGAAGAACGATTTGAAAAAATTATTGTCAGCGCCATGCAACAATCATTACGGTTGCATAAACCAAAGCTAAATCCATTGACGCCTTTCCACGAATTTCTGGAAACTGCCAGTGAAAACCTCAAACTCATTGCTCACTGTGAGGAAACTAATAAAAGAAACATCACAGAGTTATTGGATGAAAATAAAGACACGCTGATTCTAATAGGTCCGGAAGGTGATTTCACTCCTGATGAAATAGAAAACGCCTTGGAACATCAATTTTCTCCAGTACATCTAGGTCATACCAGGCTAAGAACAGAAACGGCAGGAATTCATGTCGCAAGTTTGTTCAATGCGCTTATCCAGTAA
- the tsaD gene encoding tRNA (adenosine(37)-N6)-threonylcarbamoyltransferase complex transferase subunit TsaD, protein MPIPSSKHDNCFILAIESSCDDTSCAVLKNNQVLSNVIAGQKIHEQYGGVVPELASRAHQSSIIPVVHAALAQANIDKKQLSAIAFTRGPGLMGSLLVGGSFAKSLSLALQIPLIEVHHMQAHILAHFIDHGQEMPRFPFLGLTISGGHTQIVKVKDYHDMEVIGSTMDDAVGEAFDKSGKILGLGYPAGPIIDSLARKGNHDAFKFPIPKAPGLDYSFSGFKTSVLYFVQKQTQKDPDFIQNNLEDICASIQYTIIEILFQKLNKAVKQTGIKSVAIGGGVSANSGVRERLLSKQEKGWKVFIPPFEYTTDNAAMIGISGYYKYLQDDFSSLDIITQARIPM, encoded by the coding sequence ATGCCCATACCATCCTCTAAACACGATAATTGTTTCATTCTAGCGATAGAATCATCATGTGATGATACTTCATGCGCTGTGCTTAAAAACAATCAAGTTTTATCCAATGTTATTGCAGGTCAAAAAATACATGAACAATATGGTGGTGTGGTACCAGAGTTGGCTTCTCGCGCCCACCAATCTAGCATTATACCCGTCGTCCATGCTGCTCTAGCACAAGCAAATATCGACAAAAAGCAACTGTCAGCCATAGCTTTTACCAGAGGTCCTGGACTAATGGGCAGTCTACTTGTGGGCGGTAGTTTTGCAAAGAGTCTCTCTCTAGCACTGCAGATTCCATTAATTGAAGTTCATCACATGCAGGCGCATATTCTGGCCCATTTTATTGACCATGGTCAGGAAATGCCAAGATTTCCATTTTTGGGACTCACCATTAGTGGTGGGCATACTCAAATTGTGAAGGTGAAGGACTATCACGATATGGAAGTCATAGGAAGTACGATGGATGATGCCGTAGGTGAGGCATTTGATAAATCGGGAAAAATTCTTGGACTAGGTTATCCTGCTGGACCTATAATAGATTCGCTTGCGCGAAAGGGTAATCACGACGCCTTTAAGTTCCCTATACCTAAAGCTCCTGGTCTGGACTATAGCTTCAGTGGCTTTAAGACCAGTGTGCTCTATTTTGTCCAAAAGCAAACACAGAAAGATCCAGATTTTATCCAAAACAATCTGGAAGATATTTGTGCCAGCATACAATACACTATTATCGAGATTCTGTTTCAAAAATTGAATAAAGCGGTCAAACAAACAGGAATCAAGTCTGTTGCCATAGGTGGTGGCGTGAGTGCCAACTCTGGTGTGCGTGAACGCCTGCTTTCCAAACAAGAAAAAGGATGGAAAGTATTTATACCGCCATTTGAATATACCACGGACAATGCAGCTATGATAGGTATTTCTGGATACTACAAATATCTACAAGATGATTTTTCATCGCTGGACATCATTACTCAAGCAAGAATCCCGATGTAA